The following are from one region of the Myotis daubentonii chromosome 2, mMyoDau2.1, whole genome shotgun sequence genome:
- the METTL1 gene encoding tRNA (guanine-N(7)-)-methyltransferase isoform X2, producing the protein MDWSELYPEFFAPLTQNQSHDDPKDKKEKRAQAQVEFADIGCGYGGLLVELSPLFPDTLILGLEIRVKVSDYVQDRIRALRAAPGGGFQNIACLRSNAMKHLPNFFYKGQLTKMFFLFPDPHFKRTKHKWRIISPTLLAEYAYVLRVGGLVYTITDVLELHEWMCTHFEGHPLFERVPLEELSEDPIVGHLGTSTEEGKKVLRNGGKNFPAIFRRIQDPTLQVVTPNPTPPGH; encoded by the exons ATGGATTGGTCCGAGCTATATCCAGAATTCTTCGCTCCACTGACTCAAAATCAGAGCCATGATGACCCgaaggataagaaagaaaagagagctcAAGCCCAAGTGGAATTTGCAGACATAGGCTGTGGCTATGGTGGCCTGTTAG TGGAACTGTCACCGCTGTTCCCAGACACACTGATTCTGGGTCTGGAGATCCGGGTAAAGGTCTCAGACTATGTACAGGATCGGATACGAGCCCTACGAGCAGCTCCTGGAGGTGGCTTCCAGAACATCGCCTGTCTCCGCAGCAACGCCATGAAACACCTTCCTAACTTCTTCTACAAGGGCCAG CTGACAAAGATGTTCTTCCTCTTCCCTGACCCACATTTCAAGCGGACGAAGCACAAGTGGCGAATCATCAGTCCCACACTACTGGCAGAATATGCCTACGTGCTGAGAGTTGGG GGGCTGGTGTATACTATAACTGATGTGCTGGAGCTACATGAATGGATGTGTACCCATTTTGAAGGGCACCCCCTATTTGAGCGTGTGCCTCTGGAGGAGCTG AGTGAAGACCCTATTGTGGGACATTTGGGCACCTCAACTGAGGAGGGAAAGAAAGTTCTACGCAATGGAGGAAAGAATTTCCCCGCCATCTTCCGAAGAATACAGGATCCCACCCTCcaggtggtgacccccaaccctaCCCCTCCTGGTCACTGA
- the LOC132227832 gene encoding 25-hydroxyvitamin D-1 alpha hydroxylase, mitochondrial isoform X1 produces MTQTLKLASRVLHRARCVFEMGASLGSRGSGSAPRGLADIPGPSTPGFLAELFCKGGLSRLHELQVQGAARFGPVWLASFGKVRTVYVAAPTLIEQLLRQEGPRPERCSFSPWAEHRRQRQRACGLLTAEGEEWQRLRSLLAPLLLRPQAAARYARTLDDVVLDLVRRLRRQRGRGTGSPALVRDVAGEFYKFGLEGIAAVLLGSRLGCLETEVPPDTETFIRAVGSVFVSTLLTMAMPNWLHRLVPGPWGRLCQDWDQMFAFAQKHVERREAEVAMRSQGRPEEDMESGAHLTYFLFQEELPAPSILGNVTELLLAGVDTVSNTLSWALYELSRHPEVQTALHSEITAALARGSNAHSSATVLSQLPLLKAVLKEVLRLYPVVPGNSRVPDKDIRVGDYIIPRNTLVTLCHYATSRDPAQFPDPNTFRPARWLGEGPAPHPFACLPFGFGKRSCMGRRLAELELQMALAQILTHFEVQPEPGAAPIRPMTRTVLVPERSINLQFVDR; encoded by the exons ATGACCCAGACCCTCAAGCTCGCCTCCAGGGTGTTGCATCGAGCCCGCTGTGTTTTTGAGATGGGCGCCTCACTGGGCTCCAGAGGCTCCGGCTCAGCGCCTCGGGGCTTGGCAGACATCCCAGGCCCCTCCACGCCGGGTTTTCTGGCCGAACTTTTCTGCAAGGGAGGGCTGTCGCGCCTACACGAGCTGCAG GTGCAGGGCGCTGCGCGCTTCGGTCCTGTGTGGTTGGCCAGCTTCGGGAAGGTGCGCACGGTGTACGTGGCGGCCCCTACACTCATCGAGCAGCTGCTGCGACAGGAGGGGCCCAGGCCCGAGCGCTGCAGCTTCTCACCGTGGGCTGAGCACCGGCGCCAGCGCCAGCGGGCTTGCGGACTGCTCACGGC GGAAGGCGAAGAATGGCAGAGGCTCCGCAGCCTCCTGGCCCCGCTCCTCCTTCGGCCTCAAGCAGCTGCCCGCTATGCCAGGACCCTGGACGACGTGGTCCTTGACCTGGTGCGGCGACTGCGGCGTCAACGGGGACGTGGTACTGGGTCGCCCGCCCTGGTTCGCGATGTAGCCGGAGAGTTTTACAAGTTTGGACTAGAAG GCATAGCAGCTGTGCTGCTGGGTTCGCGCCTGGGCTGCCTGGAGACAGAAGTGCCTCCAGACACCGAGACCTTCATCCGGGCGGTGGGATCTGTGTTTGTGTCCACGCTGTTGACCATGGCGATGCCCAACTGGCTGCACCGCCTGGTGCCGGGACCCTGGGGCCGCCTCTGCCAAGATTGGGACCAGATGTTTGCATTTG CCCAGAAGCACGTGGAGCGGCGAGAGGCCGAGGTAGCCATGAGGAGCCAGGGAAGGCCTGAGGAGGACATGGAATCGGGGGCGCACCTGACCTACTTCCTGTTTCAGGAAGAGTTGCCTGCCCCGTCCATCCTGGGGAATGTGACGGAGCTGCTACTGGCCGGAGTGGACACG GTGTCCAACACGCTCTCCTGGGCTTTATATGAACTCTCTCGGCACCCCGAAGTCCAGACGGCTCTCCACTCCGAGATCACAGCTGCCTTGGCCAGGGGGTCCAATGCCCACTCCTCAGCCACTGTTCTGTCCCAGCTGCCCCTGCTGAAGGCTGTCCTCAAGGAAGTGCTAag ACTGTACCCCGTAGTACCTGGAAATTCCCGTGTTCCAGATAAAGACATTCGTGTAGGTGATTATATCATCCCCAGAAAT ACGCTGGTCACTCTGTGTCACTATGCCACTTCAAGGGACCCTGCCCAGTTCCCAGATCCAAATACTTTTCGCCCAGCGcgctggctgggggaaggtccAGCCCCCCACCCATTTGCCTGCCTTCCCTTTGGCTTCGGCAAGCGCAGCTGCATGGGGAGACGCCTGGCAGAACTTGAGCTGCAAATGGCTTTGGCCCAG ATCTTGACCCACTTTGAGGTACAGCCTGAGCCAGGCGCTGCCCCAATCAGACCCATGACCCGGACTGTCCTGGTACCTGAGAGGAGCATCAACCTACAGTTTGTGGACAGATAG
- the LOC132227832 gene encoding 25-hydroxyvitamin D-1 alpha hydroxylase, mitochondrial isoform X3 has protein sequence MTQTLKLASRVLHRARCVFEMGASLGSRGSGSAPRGLADIPGPSTPGFLAELFCKGGLSRLHELQVQGAARFGPVWLASFGKVRTVYVAAPTLIEQLLRQEGPRPERCSFSPWAEHRRQRQRACGLLTAEGEEWQRLRSLLAPLLLRPQAAARYARTLDDVVLDLVRRLRRQRGRGTGSPALVRDVAGEFYKFGLEAQKHVERREAEVAMRSQGRPEEDMESGAHLTYFLFQEELPAPSILGNVTELLLAGVDTVSNTLSWALYELSRHPEVQTALHSEITAALARGSNAHSSATVLSQLPLLKAVLKEVLRLYPVVPGNSRVPDKDIRVGDYIIPRNTLVTLCHYATSRDPAQFPDPNTFRPARWLGEGPAPHPFACLPFGFGKRSCMGRRLAELELQMALAQILTHFEVQPEPGAAPIRPMTRTVLVPERSINLQFVDR, from the exons ATGACCCAGACCCTCAAGCTCGCCTCCAGGGTGTTGCATCGAGCCCGCTGTGTTTTTGAGATGGGCGCCTCACTGGGCTCCAGAGGCTCCGGCTCAGCGCCTCGGGGCTTGGCAGACATCCCAGGCCCCTCCACGCCGGGTTTTCTGGCCGAACTTTTCTGCAAGGGAGGGCTGTCGCGCCTACACGAGCTGCAG GTGCAGGGCGCTGCGCGCTTCGGTCCTGTGTGGTTGGCCAGCTTCGGGAAGGTGCGCACGGTGTACGTGGCGGCCCCTACACTCATCGAGCAGCTGCTGCGACAGGAGGGGCCCAGGCCCGAGCGCTGCAGCTTCTCACCGTGGGCTGAGCACCGGCGCCAGCGCCAGCGGGCTTGCGGACTGCTCACGGC GGAAGGCGAAGAATGGCAGAGGCTCCGCAGCCTCCTGGCCCCGCTCCTCCTTCGGCCTCAAGCAGCTGCCCGCTATGCCAGGACCCTGGACGACGTGGTCCTTGACCTGGTGCGGCGACTGCGGCGTCAACGGGGACGTGGTACTGGGTCGCCCGCCCTGGTTCGCGATGTAGCCGGAGAGTTTTACAAGTTTGGACTAGAAG CCCAGAAGCACGTGGAGCGGCGAGAGGCCGAGGTAGCCATGAGGAGCCAGGGAAGGCCTGAGGAGGACATGGAATCGGGGGCGCACCTGACCTACTTCCTGTTTCAGGAAGAGTTGCCTGCCCCGTCCATCCTGGGGAATGTGACGGAGCTGCTACTGGCCGGAGTGGACACG GTGTCCAACACGCTCTCCTGGGCTTTATATGAACTCTCTCGGCACCCCGAAGTCCAGACGGCTCTCCACTCCGAGATCACAGCTGCCTTGGCCAGGGGGTCCAATGCCCACTCCTCAGCCACTGTTCTGTCCCAGCTGCCCCTGCTGAAGGCTGTCCTCAAGGAAGTGCTAag ACTGTACCCCGTAGTACCTGGAAATTCCCGTGTTCCAGATAAAGACATTCGTGTAGGTGATTATATCATCCCCAGAAAT ACGCTGGTCACTCTGTGTCACTATGCCACTTCAAGGGACCCTGCCCAGTTCCCAGATCCAAATACTTTTCGCCCAGCGcgctggctgggggaaggtccAGCCCCCCACCCATTTGCCTGCCTTCCCTTTGGCTTCGGCAAGCGCAGCTGCATGGGGAGACGCCTGGCAGAACTTGAGCTGCAAATGGCTTTGGCCCAG ATCTTGACCCACTTTGAGGTACAGCCTGAGCCAGGCGCTGCCCCAATCAGACCCATGACCCGGACTGTCCTGGTACCTGAGAGGAGCATCAACCTACAGTTTGTGGACAGATAG
- the LOC132227832 gene encoding 25-hydroxyvitamin D-1 alpha hydroxylase, mitochondrial isoform X2: protein MTQTLKLASRVLHRARCVFEMGASLGSRGSGSAPRGLADIPGPSTPGFLAELFCKGGLSRLHELQVQGAARFGPVWLASFGKVRTVYVAAPTLIEQLLRQEGPRPERCSFSPWAEHRRQRQRACGLLTAEGEEWQRLRSLLAPLLLRPQAAARYARTLDDVVLDLVRRLRRQRGRGTGSPALVRDVAGEFYKFGLEGIAAVLLGSRLGCLETEVPPDTETFIRAVGSVFVSTLLTMAMPNWLHRLVPGPWGRLCQDWDQMFAFAQKHVERREAEVAMRSQGRPEEDMESGAHLTYFLFQEELPAPSILGNVTELLLAGVDTVSNTLSWALYELSRHPEVQTALHSEITAALARGSNAHSSATVLSQLPLLKAVLKEVLRLYPVVPGNSRVPDKDIRVGDYIIPRNILTHFEVQPEPGAAPIRPMTRTVLVPERSINLQFVDR, encoded by the exons ATGACCCAGACCCTCAAGCTCGCCTCCAGGGTGTTGCATCGAGCCCGCTGTGTTTTTGAGATGGGCGCCTCACTGGGCTCCAGAGGCTCCGGCTCAGCGCCTCGGGGCTTGGCAGACATCCCAGGCCCCTCCACGCCGGGTTTTCTGGCCGAACTTTTCTGCAAGGGAGGGCTGTCGCGCCTACACGAGCTGCAG GTGCAGGGCGCTGCGCGCTTCGGTCCTGTGTGGTTGGCCAGCTTCGGGAAGGTGCGCACGGTGTACGTGGCGGCCCCTACACTCATCGAGCAGCTGCTGCGACAGGAGGGGCCCAGGCCCGAGCGCTGCAGCTTCTCACCGTGGGCTGAGCACCGGCGCCAGCGCCAGCGGGCTTGCGGACTGCTCACGGC GGAAGGCGAAGAATGGCAGAGGCTCCGCAGCCTCCTGGCCCCGCTCCTCCTTCGGCCTCAAGCAGCTGCCCGCTATGCCAGGACCCTGGACGACGTGGTCCTTGACCTGGTGCGGCGACTGCGGCGTCAACGGGGACGTGGTACTGGGTCGCCCGCCCTGGTTCGCGATGTAGCCGGAGAGTTTTACAAGTTTGGACTAGAAG GCATAGCAGCTGTGCTGCTGGGTTCGCGCCTGGGCTGCCTGGAGACAGAAGTGCCTCCAGACACCGAGACCTTCATCCGGGCGGTGGGATCTGTGTTTGTGTCCACGCTGTTGACCATGGCGATGCCCAACTGGCTGCACCGCCTGGTGCCGGGACCCTGGGGCCGCCTCTGCCAAGATTGGGACCAGATGTTTGCATTTG CCCAGAAGCACGTGGAGCGGCGAGAGGCCGAGGTAGCCATGAGGAGCCAGGGAAGGCCTGAGGAGGACATGGAATCGGGGGCGCACCTGACCTACTTCCTGTTTCAGGAAGAGTTGCCTGCCCCGTCCATCCTGGGGAATGTGACGGAGCTGCTACTGGCCGGAGTGGACACG GTGTCCAACACGCTCTCCTGGGCTTTATATGAACTCTCTCGGCACCCCGAAGTCCAGACGGCTCTCCACTCCGAGATCACAGCTGCCTTGGCCAGGGGGTCCAATGCCCACTCCTCAGCCACTGTTCTGTCCCAGCTGCCCCTGCTGAAGGCTGTCCTCAAGGAAGTGCTAag ACTGTACCCCGTAGTACCTGGAAATTCCCGTGTTCCAGATAAAGACATTCGTGTAGGTGATTATATCATCCCCAGAAAT ATCTTGACCCACTTTGAGGTACAGCCTGAGCCAGGCGCTGCCCCAATCAGACCCATGACCCGGACTGTCCTGGTACCTGAGAGGAGCATCAACCTACAGTTTGTGGACAGATAG